The Kineothrix sp. IPX-CK genomic interval GGACAGTAATCGTTCTGTATTATTACAATGAGCTGTCCGCAGGAGAGATCGCGAAGGTGATCGGATGCACGCAGGGAACCGTAAAATCCAGACTGCACAATGCGAGAAAAAAGTTAAAAGGAATATTGAAAGCGCAGGAGGAAGGAGGCAAAGAATATGAAAAGCAAAAAGGATTGCATTATTCATAAGGAGTGGGATGAAAAGGATGAAACATTGAAGGAAGCCCTTTGTGAAATGAGCGGACGGATAAGTGCCTCCGAAAGCTTGAAGCGGCAAATTGACAGCCGGCTTTTTAAAGACGAGAAAGGAAGGACTATTTCTATGAAGAGATTCAGTGTGAAGAAAGTAGCGATCGGAGTGGCGGCAGCATGTCTTGTGTTGGGAACGGCGTCGATCGCAGGAAGCGGGATTAAAAATTATGTGAGTCACGGCTCCATAATCCCGGATTATACGAAGTTTGAGGATTTGGAAAAGGCGGAAGAAGAGGCAGGGTATCGGATAGATGCAGTAGAAGCCTTCTCCAACGGCTATAAAATGAACGGCATCTATATATCAGAAACTGCGATACAAAATGAGGCAGGGCAAAAGGAGGATGAGCAGAAAGAAATCGATATCTTTTACAAGAAAACAGGAGCTAAAGAAATTTCCTCTTCCGCTTGTAAGCTGTTTGCCGGCGAAACCCCGGAAACGGTTTTAAATATTTCTGCTGCTGATAAAACAATGCAGTGCGGCGATATTACCCTGATTTTCAATAAGACCACATTCAAATTCGTTCCGCCCGATTACAAATTGACCGAGGAGGATGAGAAGGCGCAGGATAGCGGAGCTTTAGCAATTTCCTACGGTACCTCTGAGGTGGAAATTAAAGAGTTTTTTTCTGTGGGATGGGTGAAGGACGGAATTGTATATAATCTGAGTGGTTTTGACCTTGCGCTTACCGCGGACGAAATGCTTGGCATGGCGAGAGAGATAATCGAAAGCGGGGCAAAATAATAACCGGAAGAAGCTTTTTGCAGAAGGCAGATGAGAATATATGCAGCTCATCTGCCTTTTTTTGCCTGTTACTCAAAAACGACTGACAAAGGAGAAAAAAACGGTTATTCTAATATCGAACCGGTTTATGAATATAATGGGAGGCGGGATTGTGAAGGTTGAAATAAAACTATCTGCGGATATAAAAGAACCATATGCTGTGATTTATGCAAATGCGGTAACTGAAGAGGTACAGCGCGCTGCGGAAGCTTTTGAAATGAAGGGAAGCGTAATCACCGCAAAAGAAAACGAGAAAATAGTTATCTTGGACGGGGCGGAAATCTATATGGTGCGTGCGGAAAACAAGGAGGTTTTCATTTACGGCAGGGATAAGAAATATTTGTCAAGAAAGAAGCTTTACGACCTGGAATATATGCTGGGAGAGAATTTCATGAGGATTTCCAAGACTACCATTGTGAATCTGAAGAAAATTGACAGTGTGGAGCCGGCCTTTAACGCCATGATGTACCTCGTGATGAAGAACGGCTGCAAAGATTATATTACAAGAACTTATCTCATGGAATTCAAGAAGTACCTTGGAATTTGAAACGTGATCAATAAAAGAAAGTGAGGAAAAATTATGTTTAGAAAAATAGTTAGATTGGTATGTATCGGCATCTCCTGGGGATGTACCATTTCCTGTCTGATTTCAATGGCAGGATATACCATTATGGGAAATGAGTGGTTTTTATCTTCTCCCAGAGGCTTCAACACTCAGATAGCGGCTTCGATGATCGTGGGTCTGGGCTGGAGTCTTCCAACTGTGGTATATGATAACGAAAGGCTCTCCAGAGTGCAGCAGCTTTTGATCCATGGAGCGATAGGTTTTATCGTGTATATTCCGGTGGCCTTTTATATGCAGTGGATACCCTTAGGAAATATTTCCCTTATGCTTGCAAGCATCCTGATAGCGATAGTCAGCGCGTTTATTGTTTGGCTTTGCTTCTATTTCTATTACAGGGGCGAGGCCAGGGAAATCAATCGGGAAATTAAGGAAAAGGGTTTATAGGAGCTGATATAACATGCAGGAGAGGCGAGAAAAGTCTCTCCTGTATTTGCATGAAAATAGCTACTCGCTTCTTGTACTTTACACCGCCTGTATGCTATACTACTAAAGTAAATTTCTATAGATTGATTTTAGTATAATAAGAACGGCGGAGAATGGTAAAATGAACGATATGGATTTTTCCAATTGGGGGCGGGATATTGGAGAAAAAATTGATAAATTCGTAAAGTCCAAGGAAGTTACGGAATTGCAGGAAAATATCAGAGCGACGGTGGAAAACACCATGCAGGAAGTGAGCCGTTCCGTAAAGGAAGCTACTGATAATGCGAATAAGAGTGCGGGTCAGAACAGAAGTAAACCGTATCAGAGCGTGCCTCCGAAAAAAAACTATCAGGATACCTACCGCACGGGCCAGTACGCGAAAACCGCGCAGCCTATGAAGGAATATCGAAATAACCGCCAGCTCCCGGTAATGAGAAGTCCTCAGGGGAGCGTATCCGGCGTGCTGCTTACCGTGTTCGGAAGTCTTGGTGCGGTGCTATCGTGGAGCTATGCGCTGGTGGCATATTCACTATCCTTTGTCGCGGTCAATCTGTTCGGAATAGGAGCCATATCCATAGAGATACCGTTGGTGTTAGGCTGTATCTGCACGGCGGCAGCCGCAGCGGGCGGATTTTTGAGGCGCAGAGTGAAGAGATTTAAAAAATATGTAAAGGCTATGGGAGTGAAGGATTTTCATTCCATAGAGAGCCTTGCTAAGATAGTAGGAAAAAAGGACAAGTTTGTCATCAAGGACTTAAAGCGCATGATAAGGCGCCGGTGGTTTCGCGAGGGACATCTGGACCGTCAGGAGACCTGCTTCATGCTGACGGACGAATCCTATCAGATGTATCAGGATGCACAGAAAGAGCTGGAACGCCGCAAGGAGGAGGAACAACGTCTTTCCAAGGAGAAGGAGCTGTTAGAGCAGGACCCGGTGAGAAAGCAGCTTATGATAACTGTGGAAGAAGGAAAGGAATATATCAGGCGCATCAAGGCTGCTAACGACAGTATGCCGGATGAGGAGATTTCCGGCAAGCTTTTCCGTCTGGAGAGGATTTGTACCCGTATTTTTGAGCATATAGAGCAGAACCCGGAGAAGCTGTCCGATATACGCAGGTTCATGAGCTACTATATGCCTACTACGCTTAAACTGGTGGAGGCATATCAGGAATTCAGCGAGCAGCCGGTCCAGGGAGATAATATCACCACCGCGAAAAAAGAAATTGAAGAAATGCTGGACGATATAAACGGAGCCTTTGAAAAGATGTTTGACAAGCTTTTTGAGGATGACGCGATGGATATTTCCACGGATATTTCCGTATTGTCTACTATGCTGGCACAAGAAGGGCTTTTAAAGGATGAATTCAAAAAAGAGAATGAGGGAGAATAAAGGAGCAGATTATGGTAATGGAAGAGAACAGAAATGATGTACCGGTTTTAACATTAAGTCCATTTGAAGATTTGGCGAAAGAACCGGCAGCGCCGGCAGTGATTCCGCCTTCCGGTGCGGAGAAGCAGGAACAGATCGAGGTTTTTGATGAGAGTACGTTTACGCCTGAAGAACGCAGGATGGTGGACGATTTCGCTTCCAAGATCGATTTGAACAATTCTACTGTAATTTTGCAGTACGGAGCGGGATCCCAGAAGAAAATCGCGGATTTTTCCGAGACTGCGCTTTCCAACGTGCGCAGCAAGGATTTGGGAGAAATCGGAGAGCTTTTATCCAGCGTGGTATACGAGCTGAAAAAGTTCGACGAGGAGGAAGAAAAAGGCTTTCTCGGAGTGTTTAAAAAGGGCAGCAATAAAATTGCCTCTATGAAGAGCAAGTACGACAAGGCAGAAGTCAATATAGGCAAAATATGCGGTGTTTTAGAAGACCATCAGATCCAGCTTTTAAAAGATACGGCGATGCTTGATAAGATGTATGATCTGAACAAGAATTACTTTAAGGAGCTTTCGATGTACATTCTGGCGGGCAAGAAAAAGCTCGGCAAAGTAAGGCAGGAGGAGCTTCCTGTTCTCATGGAGAGAGCTCAGGCGAGCAATCTGCCTGAGGATGCGCAGGCAGTGAACGATTTTGTGGCACAGTGCGACCGTTTCGAGAAGAAGATTCATGATCTGGAGCTGACCAGAATGGTATCCATCCAGATGGCTCCGCAGATCCGGCTGGTACAGAGCAACGATACGATCATGTCGGAAAAGATTCAGTCTACCCTCGTGAACACGATTCCTCTCTGGAAGAGTCAGATGGTGTTAGCGCTTGGCATTACCCATTCTTCTCAGGCGGCTCAGGCGCAGCGGGAGGTTACGGATATGACCAATGAGCTGCTTAAGAAAAATGCGGCGGTGCTGAAGGTGGCTACGGTAGAAACGGCCAAGGAGGCGGAGAGAAGTATTGTGGATATCGAGACGCTGAAACAGACCAACGAGTCTTTGATCTCCACATTGGATGAGGTGGTAAGGATTCAGGCGGAGGGACGCCAGAAGAGAAGAGAGGCGGAAGTGGAGCTTCAACGCATTGAAGGCGAGCTGAAGAATAGGCTGCTGCAGATGCAGGTGTAAAAGTCCATGGATGAGGCATAGTGCATGATGGAATATATTCCGGCAAAAACGATCATAACCAAGACGAAGAACGGTGAATGGTTTGGTACGGATTATAATATGAATATATATAAGGGCTGCTGTCATGGCTGTATTTACTGTGACAGCAGATCGGAATGCTACCATATTGAAGACTTTGACAAGGTGCGTGCCAAGGAAAATGCGCTGCAGATAATCCGTGACGATTTGCGCCGCAAGGTGAAAAAGGGAGTGATAGGCACCGGGGCTATGAGCGACCCTTATAATCCTTTTGAAAAAGAATTGTGTCTGACCAGACATGCGCTGGAACTCATTAACGTCTTCGAATTCGGGGTGGCTATCGCTACCAAGAGCCCCTTGCTCACTCGGGATATCGATATTTTAATGGATATAAGAGAGCATTCTCCGGTGCTTTGCAAGGTGACGATAACTACGGCGGACGATGAACTGGCGGCGAAGCTGGAGCCGGGAGCAGCCGTTTCCTCCAAGAGGTTTGAGGTGCTTTCGAGCTTGCGGGAGAACGGAATATTTGCCGGCATATTGCTTATGCCGGTTTTGCCTTTTCTGGAGGATAATGAAGAAAATATTTTAAATATCGTTCATAGGGCAGCGCAGTGTTCTGTTAACTTTATCTATCCGGCCTTCGGGGTAACGCTCAGGCAGAATCAGAGAGATTATTATTACCAAAAGCTAAATGAGCTGTTTCCCGAAGATAATCTGGTAGGAAAGTACAGAAAGCAGTACGGGGAATACTACGAGTGCCGGTCTCCCAGGTCATCCCGGCTTTATTCGGTATTCGCAGAGGAATGCGAGAAATATGGAATTCTTTATAAAATGAAGGATATCGTACACGTGTATAAGCGGAATTACGGAGAAAATCAACTTAATTTTTTGGATATGATATAGAGCCTCTTAAATCTTAATAATTTATAAATATGTGAACCATTTTTATTCTCGACGTAACTAATTATGTATAATGGATACATAAAAGGCCGGAGAGGGCTGTCCGAGGGGCAGAGTTGTGTTAAAAATGGAAATACATAAGATGCAGATTGAGGATGTGGTCAGGCCGGAGAAGAGAAGACGTGCTCTGACGCAGGAAGAAAGAATCCGCAGAAAAAAGCGTAAGAGAAAAAGAAAATTAATCAGAATGGCGGCCATAGGCATGACTGCCGCATTATCCTTTGCCTTGATCGCAGGGGTTATCGCTCTTGTGCTCTTTGTATCCGGCGGGATCGGAAGACAGGAGAGCATACAGGCGGTGCTAAGTGAAGAAATTCGAACCTTGAAGGATGGAAAGAAGGGCAAGTGGCAGGATTTCTACGCTGCCGAACTGGCTATGCCGGCGATGGACGTAGAGCTGCTTACTGTCAACGAGTTTTCCAGACCCGGAATCGCTTTGCCGGAGGTTAAGAATATTTTCATTCATTATACGGCGAATGCGGGAACAACGGCATTGCAGAATCGAAGCTATTTCGAATCCCTTGCTGAAACACATGAGCGTTCAGCAAGCGCTCATTTTATTATAAGCTGTGACGGAGAAGTGGTTCAGTGCATTCCCACTAAGGAGATTGCCTATGCGGTAATGAAGCGCAATTACGATTCTATCTCTATTGAATGCTGCTATGAAAGGGAGGACGGACAATTTACGGACCAGACCTATCAGTCGTTGATTGAGCTGACGGCATGGCTTTTGCATAAATACGAGCTTGTGCCCGAGGATGTTCTTCGCCACTACGATGAAGGCGGTAAGTTATGTCCTAAATATTATGTGGAAAACGAAGGAGCGTGGGACAAATTTCTTGTGGATTTGAGCCAATATATGGAACAGGCTGCTGAATGAGGCGATGCGGCTTCACCACCGTAGGGAGGATATGGATATGAAATCTTTTAGAAAAGAGCTGCATTTTAATTTTCCTTCGAGGAGAGGACTTCAGAATATTACGGGAGAGGTGCAGCGGGCAATCGATGAAAGCGGGATTAAGGAAGGACTTGTGCTGGTAAATGCCATGAATATTACTGCGAGCGTGTTCATCAATGACGACGAAAGCGGACTGCATCACGACTATGAGGTATGGCTCGAGAAGCTGGCACCGGAGAAGCCTTACGGCCAATATAATCACAATGGTTATGAGGACAATGCGGATGCCCATTTGAAGCGCACGATCATGGGACGCGAGACAGTATGTGCCATTACTGGAGGGAAGCTCGATTTCGGTACGTGGGAACAGATTTTTTATTTTGAATTCGATGGGAAACGGAACAAGCGGGTGCTTATTAAGGTTATTGGTGAATAGTGAAAGCAGGAGGCATGTATGGGAAAGATATATGAGATTCCGGTGCGGACAAGTGCACATACGCAGATGATAGATATCACCGGAGAGGTGAAGAAACTTGTGGCCGGAAGCGGGGTAAAGAGCGGCATATGTATGATTTATGTACCCCACACTACAGCGGCGGTCACAATTAATGAAAATGCCGATCCGGACGTGGTGCGGGACTTTACTATGGAAATCGATAAGATCGTTCCCTGGGAGGATGGATATCGTCACATGGAAGGGAATTCGGCAGCCCATTTGAAAGCCAGCATGATGGGATTTTCGGAGTTAGTAATAATAGAGAACGGTAATCTTCTTCTGGGAACGTGGCAGGGAATTTATTTCCTGGAATATGACGGAGCAAGAAACAGAAAAGTGTATGTGAAATTAATGGAAGGATAATATTGCACAAATGACAGATAAGTTTATTTTCGGAAGACCATTGGATACGGAGGCGGTAATACTTGGCGGTCTGGAACCGGCCGATGCCGCCCTTTTAGAAAAGTTTTTTCACATGAGTGAAAAGGAAATTGAAGGCGGAGAAGGCCTTCTTTTTACTTGCAAAATGGAGAGAGAGGACATCGTCTACGGTCTGGGAGAAAATGTCAGGGGAATCAATAAGCGGGGATGGATATATGAAAGCAAATGCAGCGATGATCCGTTCCATAGGGAGGATACGCGCTCGCTCTATGGAGCCCATAACTTTCTTATTGTGGCCGGAGGGCGAAAAAGCTTCGGGGTATTTGTGGATCATCCGGGCAAGATAGTCTTTGATGTGGGCTATACGAAGCTGGAAGAGCTTGTGATTTCCATTCCTGATAAGAATGTTTGTCTTTATATCATAGAAGCAGGTTCGCCGGAAGAAATTGTAAAGGAATTCCGAGAGCTGGTGGGAAGCAGCTACATTCCTCCCAAGTGGGCATTCGGTTATGGACAAAGCCGCTGGAGCTATATGACGGAGGATGAGGTACGCGAGGTGGCGGCCCGGCATAGGGAAAACGGTATTCCGCTGGATAGCATTTACCTGGATATAGACTACATGGAGCGTTATAAGGATTTCACGGTAAACGAGGAAAGATTCCCGGATCTTCAGGGTTTAGTGGAGGAAATGAAAGCTCAGGGTATCCATCTCGTTCCGATTATCGACGCCGGAGTGAAAATTGAGGAAGGTTATGAGGTATATGAGGAAGGTGTGGAGAAGGGATATTTCTGCAGGACGCAGGACGGCAGAAACTTTGTGGCGGGAGTATGGCCCGGAAGGGTGCATTTTCCGGATATGTTAAAGGAGGATGCACGCAGATGGTTCGGCGGAAAGTACAAGTTTCTTCTGGATAAGGGGATCGACGGCTTTTGGAACGATATGAACGAACCGGCGATTTTCTATTCGGAAGAGCGTTTGCAGGAAGTATTCGAAGAGATTGAGGAGTATAAGAATAAGAATCTGGATATTCAATCCTTCTTCGCGTTTAAGGATATTGTCGCCGGACTTAATAACAATGAGAACGACTATACGCGTTTTTACCATGAATATCACGGCGAAAAGATTCGTCACGATAGGGTGCACAATTTATATGGCTTCAATATGACAAAGGCGGCGGGGGAAGCCTTCGAAGAGCTGTGTCCTGATAAAAGGATTCTGATGTATTCCCGTTCTTCCTATATCGGCATGCACCGTTACGGAGGAATATGGATGGGAGACAATCTTTCCTGGTGGTCGCACCTGCTTCTGAACATTCGTATGCTGCCCTCCTTAAATATGTGCGGATTCCTTTATACCGGCGCGGATATTGGAGGCTTCGGTGCGGATACCACAGAGGATTTGATGCTTAGATGGCTGGAATTCGGTATTTTTACACCTTTGATGCGGAATCATTCCGCGATGGGAACGAGACGGCAGGAAATATATCGTTTTGAAAATACGGAAGCCTTTCGAAATATTATCGGACTTCGTTATGGATTTCTTCCCTATATTTACAGTGAATTTATGAAAGCATCTTTGTCGGACGGCATGTACTGCAAGCCGTTATCCTTTGTTTATCCTCAGGATGAACAGGCGAAACGGGTGGAGGATCAGCTGATGATCGGAGAGAGTGTGATGATCGCTCCGGTTTATGAGCAGAATGCTGACGGCAGATATGTGTATTTGCCAGAGAGCATGAAAATGGTTCGGTTTAGGTCGCTGAGGGACAGAGAGGAAATTGTCCTTGAAAAGGGGCATCATTATATAGATGTGGCTTTGGAAGAAGTCGTACTGTTTATCCGCAGGAACCATATTCTTCCGGTTGCGGAAGAAGGCGGTCAATGTGTGGAGGAGGTCGACTTTAAGAATTTGACGCTGCTCAGC includes:
- a CDS encoding LytTR family DNA-binding domain-containing protein, which gives rise to MKVEIKLSADIKEPYAVIYANAVTEEVQRAAEAFEMKGSVITAKENEKIVILDGAEIYMVRAENKEVFIYGRDKKYLSRKKLYDLEYMLGENFMRISKTTIVNLKKIDSVEPAFNAMMYLVMKNGCKDYITRTYLMEFKKYLGI
- a CDS encoding DUF3021 domain-containing protein, producing MFRKIVRLVCIGISWGCTISCLISMAGYTIMGNEWFLSSPRGFNTQIAASMIVGLGWSLPTVVYDNERLSRVQQLLIHGAIGFIVYIPVAFYMQWIPLGNISLMLASILIAIVSAFIVWLCFYFYYRGEAREINREIKEKGL
- a CDS encoding 5-bromo-4-chloroindolyl phosphate hydrolysis family protein — its product is MNDMDFSNWGRDIGEKIDKFVKSKEVTELQENIRATVENTMQEVSRSVKEATDNANKSAGQNRSKPYQSVPPKKNYQDTYRTGQYAKTAQPMKEYRNNRQLPVMRSPQGSVSGVLLTVFGSLGAVLSWSYALVAYSLSFVAVNLFGIGAISIEIPLVLGCICTAAAAAGGFLRRRVKRFKKYVKAMGVKDFHSIESLAKIVGKKDKFVIKDLKRMIRRRWFREGHLDRQETCFMLTDESYQMYQDAQKELERRKEEEQRLSKEKELLEQDPVRKQLMITVEEGKEYIRRIKAANDSMPDEEISGKLFRLERICTRIFEHIEQNPEKLSDIRRFMSYYMPTTLKLVEAYQEFSEQPVQGDNITTAKKEIEEMLDDINGAFEKMFDKLFEDDAMDISTDISVLSTMLAQEGLLKDEFKKENEGE
- a CDS encoding toxic anion resistance protein, translating into MEENRNDVPVLTLSPFEDLAKEPAAPAVIPPSGAEKQEQIEVFDESTFTPEERRMVDDFASKIDLNNSTVILQYGAGSQKKIADFSETALSNVRSKDLGEIGELLSSVVYELKKFDEEEEKGFLGVFKKGSNKIASMKSKYDKAEVNIGKICGVLEDHQIQLLKDTAMLDKMYDLNKNYFKELSMYILAGKKKLGKVRQEELPVLMERAQASNLPEDAQAVNDFVAQCDRFEKKIHDLELTRMVSIQMAPQIRLVQSNDTIMSEKIQSTLVNTIPLWKSQMVLALGITHSSQAAQAQREVTDMTNELLKKNAAVLKVATVETAKEAERSIVDIETLKQTNESLISTLDEVVRIQAEGRQKRREAEVELQRIEGELKNRLLQMQV
- a CDS encoding SPL family radical SAM protein codes for the protein MEYIPAKTIITKTKNGEWFGTDYNMNIYKGCCHGCIYCDSRSECYHIEDFDKVRAKENALQIIRDDLRRKVKKGVIGTGAMSDPYNPFEKELCLTRHALELINVFEFGVAIATKSPLLTRDIDILMDIREHSPVLCKVTITTADDELAAKLEPGAAVSSKRFEVLSSLRENGIFAGILLMPVLPFLEDNEENILNIVHRAAQCSVNFIYPAFGVTLRQNQRDYYYQKLNELFPEDNLVGKYRKQYGEYYECRSPRSSRLYSVFAEECEKYGILYKMKDIVHVYKRNYGENQLNFLDMI
- a CDS encoding peptidoglycan recognition family protein, with the translated sequence MEIHKMQIEDVVRPEKRRRALTQEERIRRKKRKRKRKLIRMAAIGMTAALSFALIAGVIALVLFVSGGIGRQESIQAVLSEEIRTLKDGKKGKWQDFYAAELAMPAMDVELLTVNEFSRPGIALPEVKNIFIHYTANAGTTALQNRSYFESLAETHERSASAHFIISCDGEVVQCIPTKEIAYAVMKRNYDSISIECCYEREDGQFTDQTYQSLIELTAWLLHKYELVPEDVLRHYDEGGKLCPKYYVENEGAWDKFLVDLSQYMEQAAE
- a CDS encoding secondary thiamine-phosphate synthase enzyme YjbQ, whose protein sequence is MKSFRKELHFNFPSRRGLQNITGEVQRAIDESGIKEGLVLVNAMNITASVFINDDESGLHHDYEVWLEKLAPEKPYGQYNHNGYEDNADAHLKRTIMGRETVCAITGGKLDFGTWEQIFYFEFDGKRNKRVLIKVIGE
- a CDS encoding secondary thiamine-phosphate synthase enzyme YjbQ, which encodes MGKIYEIPVRTSAHTQMIDITGEVKKLVAGSGVKSGICMIYVPHTTAAVTINENADPDVVRDFTMEIDKIVPWEDGYRHMEGNSAAHLKASMMGFSELVIIENGNLLLGTWQGIYFLEYDGARNRKVYVKLMEG
- a CDS encoding glycoside hydrolase family 31 protein, with the translated sequence MTDKFIFGRPLDTEAVILGGLEPADAALLEKFFHMSEKEIEGGEGLLFTCKMEREDIVYGLGENVRGINKRGWIYESKCSDDPFHREDTRSLYGAHNFLIVAGGRKSFGVFVDHPGKIVFDVGYTKLEELVISIPDKNVCLYIIEAGSPEEIVKEFRELVGSSYIPPKWAFGYGQSRWSYMTEDEVREVAARHRENGIPLDSIYLDIDYMERYKDFTVNEERFPDLQGLVEEMKAQGIHLVPIIDAGVKIEEGYEVYEEGVEKGYFCRTQDGRNFVAGVWPGRVHFPDMLKEDARRWFGGKYKFLLDKGIDGFWNDMNEPAIFYSEERLQEVFEEIEEYKNKNLDIQSFFAFKDIVAGLNNNENDYTRFYHEYHGEKIRHDRVHNLYGFNMTKAAGEAFEELCPDKRILMYSRSSYIGMHRYGGIWMGDNLSWWSHLLLNIRMLPSLNMCGFLYTGADIGGFGADTTEDLMLRWLEFGIFTPLMRNHSAMGTRRQEIYRFENTEAFRNIIGLRYGFLPYIYSEFMKASLSDGMYCKPLSFVYPQDEQAKRVEDQLMIGESVMIAPVYEQNADGRYVYLPESMKMVRFRSLRDREEIVLEKGHHYIDVALEEVVLFIRRNHILPVAEEGGQCVEEVDFKNLTLLSFADEETQYIYYDDDGYGKDYKNTGNYTVLKVSPEK